A DNA window from Myripristis murdjan chromosome 19, fMyrMur1.1, whole genome shotgun sequence contains the following coding sequences:
- the becn1 gene encoding beclin-1 isoform X1, protein MLTMEGSKSSSTTMQVSFVCQRCSQPLKLDTSFNVLDRVTIHELIAPLVTVTPSKQTDSNEGETAPEETFVETKQDGVARKYIPPARMMSTESANSFTLIGEASDGGTMENLSRRLKVTSDLFDIMSGQTDVDHPLCEECTDTLLDHLDTQLNITENECQNYKQCLELLSHLQVEEEESLLAELQQLKEEEEALVQELETVEEQRAAVAQDLAQGRSHSQQLDTEELQYQKEYSEFKRQQLELDDELKSVDNQMRYCQIQLDRLKKTNVFNATFHIWHSGQFGTINNFRLGRLPSVPVEWNEINAAWGQTVLLLHALANKMGLRFQRYRLVPYGNHSYLESLTDKSKELPLYCSGGLRFFWDNKFDHAMVAFLDCVQQFKEEVEKGDTGFCLPYRMDVEKGKIEDTGGSGGSYSIKTQFNSEEQWTKALKFMLTNLKWGLAWVSSQFYNRQ, encoded by the exons ATG CTAACGATGGAGGGCTCCAAGTCCTCCAGCACCACCATGCAGGTCAGCTTCGTGTGTCAGCGCTGCAGCCAGCCGCTCAAGCTGGACACCTCCTTCAATGTGCTCGACCGGGTCACCATACACGAACTCATCG cTCCGTTGGTCACAGTGACGCCcagcaagcagacagacagcaatgAGGGAGAGACTGCACCAGAG gaGACCTTTGTTGAAACCAAGCAAGATGGAGTGGCAAGGAAATACATCCCTCCTGCACG GATGATGTCAACGGAGAGCGCCAACAGCTTCACCCTGATTGGAGAAGCATCTGATGGAGGCACCATGGAGAATCTGAGTCGCAGGCTGAAG GTGACCAGTGACCTGTTTGACATCATGTCAGGCCAGACAGATGTGGACCACCCACTGTGTGAAGAATGTACTGACACCCTGCTGGACCACCTGGACACGCAGCTCAATATCACTGAGAATGAATGCCAGAATTACAA GCAGTGCCTGGAGCTGCTGTCCCacctgcaggtggaggaggaggagagcctactggcagagctgcagcagcttaaagaggaggaggaggctctgGTCCAGGAGCTGGAGacagtggaggagcagagggctgCTGTGGCTCAGGATCTGGCCCAAGGCAGGAGCCACTCCCAGCAGCTGGACACTGAGGAGCTGCA GTACCAGAAGGAGTACAGTGAGTTTAAACGGCAGCAGCTAGAGCTGGATGATGAACTGAAGAGTGTTGACAACCAGATGCGTTACTGCCAGATTCAGCTGGACCGCCTGAAAAAGACCAACGTCTTCAATGCCACCTTCCACATCTG GCACAGCGGTCAGTTTGGTACCATCAACAACTTCCGTCTGGGTCGGCTGCCAAGCGTCCCTGTTGAATGGAACGAGATCAACGCAGCCTGGGGACAgacggtgctgctgctgcatgctcTCGCCAACAAGATGGGCCTGCGCTTCCAGAG ATATCGGCTTGTCCCATATGGAAACCACTCTTACCTAGAGTCACTGACTGATAAATCTAAG GAGCTACCACTCTACTGTTCAGGCGGCCTGAGGTTCTTCTGGGACAATAAATTTGACCACGCCATGGTGGCCTTTCTGGACTGTGTCCAGCAGTtcaaggaggaggtggagaagggAGACACAGGCTTCTGCCTTCCATACAG GATGGATGTGGAGAAGGGGAAGATTGAGGACACAGGTGGCAGCGGTGGCTCCTACTCCATCAAGACTCAGTTCAACTCTGAGGAGCAGTGGACCAAGGCACTTAAGTTCATGCTCACCAACCTCAAGTGGGGACTGGCCTGGGTCTCCTCACAGTTCTACAATCGACAGTGA
- the becn1 gene encoding beclin-1 isoform X2, with product MEGSKSSSTTMQVSFVCQRCSQPLKLDTSFNVLDRVTIHELIAPLVTVTPSKQTDSNEGETAPEETFVETKQDGVARKYIPPARMMSTESANSFTLIGEASDGGTMENLSRRLKVTSDLFDIMSGQTDVDHPLCEECTDTLLDHLDTQLNITENECQNYKQCLELLSHLQVEEEESLLAELQQLKEEEEALVQELETVEEQRAAVAQDLAQGRSHSQQLDTEELQYQKEYSEFKRQQLELDDELKSVDNQMRYCQIQLDRLKKTNVFNATFHIWHSGQFGTINNFRLGRLPSVPVEWNEINAAWGQTVLLLHALANKMGLRFQRYRLVPYGNHSYLESLTDKSKELPLYCSGGLRFFWDNKFDHAMVAFLDCVQQFKEEVEKGDTGFCLPYRMDVEKGKIEDTGGSGGSYSIKTQFNSEEQWTKALKFMLTNLKWGLAWVSSQFYNRQ from the exons ATGGAGGGCTCCAAGTCCTCCAGCACCACCATGCAGGTCAGCTTCGTGTGTCAGCGCTGCAGCCAGCCGCTCAAGCTGGACACCTCCTTCAATGTGCTCGACCGGGTCACCATACACGAACTCATCG cTCCGTTGGTCACAGTGACGCCcagcaagcagacagacagcaatgAGGGAGAGACTGCACCAGAG gaGACCTTTGTTGAAACCAAGCAAGATGGAGTGGCAAGGAAATACATCCCTCCTGCACG GATGATGTCAACGGAGAGCGCCAACAGCTTCACCCTGATTGGAGAAGCATCTGATGGAGGCACCATGGAGAATCTGAGTCGCAGGCTGAAG GTGACCAGTGACCTGTTTGACATCATGTCAGGCCAGACAGATGTGGACCACCCACTGTGTGAAGAATGTACTGACACCCTGCTGGACCACCTGGACACGCAGCTCAATATCACTGAGAATGAATGCCAGAATTACAA GCAGTGCCTGGAGCTGCTGTCCCacctgcaggtggaggaggaggagagcctactggcagagctgcagcagcttaaagaggaggaggaggctctgGTCCAGGAGCTGGAGacagtggaggagcagagggctgCTGTGGCTCAGGATCTGGCCCAAGGCAGGAGCCACTCCCAGCAGCTGGACACTGAGGAGCTGCA GTACCAGAAGGAGTACAGTGAGTTTAAACGGCAGCAGCTAGAGCTGGATGATGAACTGAAGAGTGTTGACAACCAGATGCGTTACTGCCAGATTCAGCTGGACCGCCTGAAAAAGACCAACGTCTTCAATGCCACCTTCCACATCTG GCACAGCGGTCAGTTTGGTACCATCAACAACTTCCGTCTGGGTCGGCTGCCAAGCGTCCCTGTTGAATGGAACGAGATCAACGCAGCCTGGGGACAgacggtgctgctgctgcatgctcTCGCCAACAAGATGGGCCTGCGCTTCCAGAG ATATCGGCTTGTCCCATATGGAAACCACTCTTACCTAGAGTCACTGACTGATAAATCTAAG GAGCTACCACTCTACTGTTCAGGCGGCCTGAGGTTCTTCTGGGACAATAAATTTGACCACGCCATGGTGGCCTTTCTGGACTGTGTCCAGCAGTtcaaggaggaggtggagaagggAGACACAGGCTTCTGCCTTCCATACAG GATGGATGTGGAGAAGGGGAAGATTGAGGACACAGGTGGCAGCGGTGGCTCCTACTCCATCAAGACTCAGTTCAACTCTGAGGAGCAGTGGACCAAGGCACTTAAGTTCATGCTCACCAACCTCAAGTGGGGACTGGCCTGGGTCTCCTCACAGTTCTACAATCGACAGTGA
- the LOC115377427 gene encoding serine/threonine-protein kinase tousled-like 2 isoform X1: MMDAFSGMMEELHSPAISLDPRRQELLEARFTGVGVAKSSAQNESSNQSLCSVGSLSDKELETPEKKASDQRNRKRKGDVFDSQGKGRGHKISDYFEFAGGSCPGTSPARGIPMLVRSSPQHSLSNPPVQHGSPSSTASVSTDPSSSTAVKTAPMHSCSHKSTQSELTLEKLTALENDKNSDLEKKEGRIDDLLRANCDLRRQIDEQQKMLERYKERLNKCVTMSKKLLIEKSKQEKMACRDKSMQDRLRLGHFTTVRHGASFTEQWTDGYAFQNLIKQQERINSQREDIERQRKLLGKRKPPSMAQTPPPSLEQNKRKSKSNGQENEALSLAEYHEQEEIFKLRLGHLKKEEAEIQAELERLERVRNLHIRELKRIHNEDNSQFKDHPTLNDRYLLLHLLGRGGFSEVYKAFDLTEQRYVAVKIHQLNKNWREEKKENYHKHACREYRIHKELDHPRIVKLYDYFSLDTDSFCTVLEYCEGNDLDFYLKQHKLMTEKEGRSIVMQIVNALKYLNQIRPPIIHYDLKPGNILLVNGTACGEIKITDFGLSKIMDDDSYNSVDGMELTSQGAGTYWYLPPECFVVGKEPPKISNKVDVWSVGVIFYQSLYGRKPFGHNQSQQDILQENTILKATEVQFPPKPVVTTEAKAFIRRCLAYRKEDRVDVLQLASDPFLMPHIRKALGTSSTPLAPPIPSTSSCYNSSASN; encoded by the exons ACACCAGAGAAGAAGGCCAGTGAccagagaaacaggaagagaaagggagatgtCTTTGATAGCCAGG GAAAAGGAAGAGGGCACAAAATAAGTGATTATTTTGAG TTTGCTGGTGGCAGTTGCCCTGGCACCAGTCCTGCCCGGGGCATCCCCATGCTGGTGCGCTCCTCTCCCCAGCACTCACTCTCTAATCCTCCG GTTCAGCACGGCAGTCCTTCGTCCACAGCATCAGTCTCCACAgatccttcctcttccaccgcTGTGAAGACGGCTCCCATGCACTCCTGCTCACACAAATCCACTCAG TCAGAGCTGACGCTGGAGAAGCTGACAGCGCTGGAGAATGACAAGAACTCTGACCTCgagaagaaggaggggaggatAGACGACCTTCTGAGG gccAACTGTGACCTGAGGCGGCAGATAGATGAGCAGCAGAAGATGCTAGAGCGCTACAAGGAGCGTCTCAACAAGTGTGTGACCATGAGCAAGAAGCTGCTAATAGAGAAg tcGAAGCAGGAGAAGATGGCGTGTAGGGACAAGAGCATGCAGGACCGCCTGCGTCTGGGCCACTTCACCACCGTGCGCCATGGAGCCTCATTCACTGAGCAGTGGACAGATGGATATGCCTTCCAGAACCTCATCAA GCAGCAAGAGCGAATCAACTCGCAGCGGGAGGACATTGAGAGGCAGAGGAAGCTGCTGGGGAAGAGGAAACCTCCCTCTATGGCCCAGACGCCTCCGCCCAGCCTGGAACAGAACAAACGCAAGAGCAAGAGCAACGGCCAAGAGAATGAAGC GTTGTCACTTGCAGAGTATCACGAGCAAGAGGAGATTTTCAAACTTCGACTTGGTCACCTAAAAAAG gaaGAAGCAGAGATCCAGGCAGAGCTAGAGCGCTTGGAGCGTGTGAGGAACCTTCACATTCGGGAGCTAAAGAGAATCCATAATGAGGACAACTCACA ATTCAAAGACCACCCCACACTGAATGACAGATATCTGCTGTTACATCTGCTTGGAAGAGGGGGCTTCAGTGAAGTGTACAAG GCTTTTGACCTGACAGAGCAGAGGTATGTGGCTGTTAAAATCCACCAGCTCAACAAGAactggagggaggagaagaaggaaaatTACCATAA GCATGCTTGTAGAGAATACAGAATCCACAAAGAACTTGACCATCCTAGAATAGTCAAACTCTATGACTACTTCTCACTCGACACAGACTC GTtctgcacagtgctggagtacTGTGAAGGCAATGATCTGGACTTCTACTTGAAGCAACATAAGCTGATGACTGAAAAGGAGGGACGCTCCATTGTCATGCAGATCGTCAACGCCCTCAAGTACCTCAACCAGATCCGACCACCCATCATTCACTACGACCTCAAGCCTG GTAATATCCTACTGGTTAATGGCACAGCCTGCGGAGAGATTAAAATCACAGACTTTGGCCTGTCCAAGATTATGGATGATGACAGCTACAACTCTGTAGATGGCATGGAGCTGACATCCCAGGGAGCAGGAACCTACTG GTACCTGCCTCCTGAGTGCTTTGTGGTGGGTAAGGAACCTCCCAAAATCTCCAACAAAGTAGATGTGTGGTCAGTAGGAGTCATCTTCTACCAGAGTTTGTATGGACGCAAG CCGTTTGGTCACAACCAGTCCCAGCAGGACATCCTCCAAGAAAACACCATTCTAAAAGCCACTGAAGTGCAGTTTCCCCCCAAACCTGTGGTCACCACAGAAGCAAAG GCCTTCATCCGCCGGTGTCTGGCATACCGTAAGGAGGACCGTGTGGATGTGCTGCAGTTGGCCAGTGATCCCTTCCTAATGCCACATATTCGCAAGGCCCTGGGCACCAGCAGCACGCCCCTGGCACCTCCCatcccctccacctccagctgCTACAACAGCAGTGCCTCCAACTGA
- the LOC115377427 gene encoding serine/threonine-protein kinase tousled-like 2 isoform X2: MMEELHSPAISLDPRRQELLEARFTGVGVAKSSAQNESSNQSLCSVGSLSDKELETPEKKASDQRNRKRKGDVFDSQGKGRGHKISDYFEFAGGSCPGTSPARGIPMLVRSSPQHSLSNPPVQHGSPSSTASVSTDPSSSTAVKTAPMHSCSHKSTQSELTLEKLTALENDKNSDLEKKEGRIDDLLRANCDLRRQIDEQQKMLERYKERLNKCVTMSKKLLIEKSKQEKMACRDKSMQDRLRLGHFTTVRHGASFTEQWTDGYAFQNLIKQQERINSQREDIERQRKLLGKRKPPSMAQTPPPSLEQNKRKSKSNGQENEALSLAEYHEQEEIFKLRLGHLKKEEAEIQAELERLERVRNLHIRELKRIHNEDNSQFKDHPTLNDRYLLLHLLGRGGFSEVYKAFDLTEQRYVAVKIHQLNKNWREEKKENYHKHACREYRIHKELDHPRIVKLYDYFSLDTDSFCTVLEYCEGNDLDFYLKQHKLMTEKEGRSIVMQIVNALKYLNQIRPPIIHYDLKPGNILLVNGTACGEIKITDFGLSKIMDDDSYNSVDGMELTSQGAGTYWYLPPECFVVGKEPPKISNKVDVWSVGVIFYQSLYGRKPFGHNQSQQDILQENTILKATEVQFPPKPVVTTEAKAFIRRCLAYRKEDRVDVLQLASDPFLMPHIRKALGTSSTPLAPPIPSTSSCYNSSASN, translated from the exons ACACCAGAGAAGAAGGCCAGTGAccagagaaacaggaagagaaagggagatgtCTTTGATAGCCAGG GAAAAGGAAGAGGGCACAAAATAAGTGATTATTTTGAG TTTGCTGGTGGCAGTTGCCCTGGCACCAGTCCTGCCCGGGGCATCCCCATGCTGGTGCGCTCCTCTCCCCAGCACTCACTCTCTAATCCTCCG GTTCAGCACGGCAGTCCTTCGTCCACAGCATCAGTCTCCACAgatccttcctcttccaccgcTGTGAAGACGGCTCCCATGCACTCCTGCTCACACAAATCCACTCAG TCAGAGCTGACGCTGGAGAAGCTGACAGCGCTGGAGAATGACAAGAACTCTGACCTCgagaagaaggaggggaggatAGACGACCTTCTGAGG gccAACTGTGACCTGAGGCGGCAGATAGATGAGCAGCAGAAGATGCTAGAGCGCTACAAGGAGCGTCTCAACAAGTGTGTGACCATGAGCAAGAAGCTGCTAATAGAGAAg tcGAAGCAGGAGAAGATGGCGTGTAGGGACAAGAGCATGCAGGACCGCCTGCGTCTGGGCCACTTCACCACCGTGCGCCATGGAGCCTCATTCACTGAGCAGTGGACAGATGGATATGCCTTCCAGAACCTCATCAA GCAGCAAGAGCGAATCAACTCGCAGCGGGAGGACATTGAGAGGCAGAGGAAGCTGCTGGGGAAGAGGAAACCTCCCTCTATGGCCCAGACGCCTCCGCCCAGCCTGGAACAGAACAAACGCAAGAGCAAGAGCAACGGCCAAGAGAATGAAGC GTTGTCACTTGCAGAGTATCACGAGCAAGAGGAGATTTTCAAACTTCGACTTGGTCACCTAAAAAAG gaaGAAGCAGAGATCCAGGCAGAGCTAGAGCGCTTGGAGCGTGTGAGGAACCTTCACATTCGGGAGCTAAAGAGAATCCATAATGAGGACAACTCACA ATTCAAAGACCACCCCACACTGAATGACAGATATCTGCTGTTACATCTGCTTGGAAGAGGGGGCTTCAGTGAAGTGTACAAG GCTTTTGACCTGACAGAGCAGAGGTATGTGGCTGTTAAAATCCACCAGCTCAACAAGAactggagggaggagaagaaggaaaatTACCATAA GCATGCTTGTAGAGAATACAGAATCCACAAAGAACTTGACCATCCTAGAATAGTCAAACTCTATGACTACTTCTCACTCGACACAGACTC GTtctgcacagtgctggagtacTGTGAAGGCAATGATCTGGACTTCTACTTGAAGCAACATAAGCTGATGACTGAAAAGGAGGGACGCTCCATTGTCATGCAGATCGTCAACGCCCTCAAGTACCTCAACCAGATCCGACCACCCATCATTCACTACGACCTCAAGCCTG GTAATATCCTACTGGTTAATGGCACAGCCTGCGGAGAGATTAAAATCACAGACTTTGGCCTGTCCAAGATTATGGATGATGACAGCTACAACTCTGTAGATGGCATGGAGCTGACATCCCAGGGAGCAGGAACCTACTG GTACCTGCCTCCTGAGTGCTTTGTGGTGGGTAAGGAACCTCCCAAAATCTCCAACAAAGTAGATGTGTGGTCAGTAGGAGTCATCTTCTACCAGAGTTTGTATGGACGCAAG CCGTTTGGTCACAACCAGTCCCAGCAGGACATCCTCCAAGAAAACACCATTCTAAAAGCCACTGAAGTGCAGTTTCCCCCCAAACCTGTGGTCACCACAGAAGCAAAG GCCTTCATCCGCCGGTGTCTGGCATACCGTAAGGAGGACCGTGTGGATGTGCTGCAGTTGGCCAGTGATCCCTTCCTAATGCCACATATTCGCAAGGCCCTGGGCACCAGCAGCACGCCCCTGGCACCTCCCatcccctccacctccagctgCTACAACAGCAGTGCCTCCAACTGA
- the LOC115377427 gene encoding serine/threonine-protein kinase tousled-like 2 isoform X3: protein MMDAFSGMMEELHSPAISLDPRRQELLEARFTGVGVAKSSAQNESSNQSLCSVGSLSDKELETPEKKASDQRNRKRKGDVFDSQGKGRGHKISDYFEVQHGSPSSTASVSTDPSSSTAVKTAPMHSCSHKSTQSELTLEKLTALENDKNSDLEKKEGRIDDLLRANCDLRRQIDEQQKMLERYKERLNKCVTMSKKLLIEKSKQEKMACRDKSMQDRLRLGHFTTVRHGASFTEQWTDGYAFQNLIKQQERINSQREDIERQRKLLGKRKPPSMAQTPPPSLEQNKRKSKSNGQENEALSLAEYHEQEEIFKLRLGHLKKEEAEIQAELERLERVRNLHIRELKRIHNEDNSQFKDHPTLNDRYLLLHLLGRGGFSEVYKAFDLTEQRYVAVKIHQLNKNWREEKKENYHKHACREYRIHKELDHPRIVKLYDYFSLDTDSFCTVLEYCEGNDLDFYLKQHKLMTEKEGRSIVMQIVNALKYLNQIRPPIIHYDLKPGNILLVNGTACGEIKITDFGLSKIMDDDSYNSVDGMELTSQGAGTYWYLPPECFVVGKEPPKISNKVDVWSVGVIFYQSLYGRKPFGHNQSQQDILQENTILKATEVQFPPKPVVTTEAKAFIRRCLAYRKEDRVDVLQLASDPFLMPHIRKALGTSSTPLAPPIPSTSSCYNSSASN from the exons ACACCAGAGAAGAAGGCCAGTGAccagagaaacaggaagagaaagggagatgtCTTTGATAGCCAGG GAAAAGGAAGAGGGCACAAAATAAGTGATTATTTTGAG GTTCAGCACGGCAGTCCTTCGTCCACAGCATCAGTCTCCACAgatccttcctcttccaccgcTGTGAAGACGGCTCCCATGCACTCCTGCTCACACAAATCCACTCAG TCAGAGCTGACGCTGGAGAAGCTGACAGCGCTGGAGAATGACAAGAACTCTGACCTCgagaagaaggaggggaggatAGACGACCTTCTGAGG gccAACTGTGACCTGAGGCGGCAGATAGATGAGCAGCAGAAGATGCTAGAGCGCTACAAGGAGCGTCTCAACAAGTGTGTGACCATGAGCAAGAAGCTGCTAATAGAGAAg tcGAAGCAGGAGAAGATGGCGTGTAGGGACAAGAGCATGCAGGACCGCCTGCGTCTGGGCCACTTCACCACCGTGCGCCATGGAGCCTCATTCACTGAGCAGTGGACAGATGGATATGCCTTCCAGAACCTCATCAA GCAGCAAGAGCGAATCAACTCGCAGCGGGAGGACATTGAGAGGCAGAGGAAGCTGCTGGGGAAGAGGAAACCTCCCTCTATGGCCCAGACGCCTCCGCCCAGCCTGGAACAGAACAAACGCAAGAGCAAGAGCAACGGCCAAGAGAATGAAGC GTTGTCACTTGCAGAGTATCACGAGCAAGAGGAGATTTTCAAACTTCGACTTGGTCACCTAAAAAAG gaaGAAGCAGAGATCCAGGCAGAGCTAGAGCGCTTGGAGCGTGTGAGGAACCTTCACATTCGGGAGCTAAAGAGAATCCATAATGAGGACAACTCACA ATTCAAAGACCACCCCACACTGAATGACAGATATCTGCTGTTACATCTGCTTGGAAGAGGGGGCTTCAGTGAAGTGTACAAG GCTTTTGACCTGACAGAGCAGAGGTATGTGGCTGTTAAAATCCACCAGCTCAACAAGAactggagggaggagaagaaggaaaatTACCATAA GCATGCTTGTAGAGAATACAGAATCCACAAAGAACTTGACCATCCTAGAATAGTCAAACTCTATGACTACTTCTCACTCGACACAGACTC GTtctgcacagtgctggagtacTGTGAAGGCAATGATCTGGACTTCTACTTGAAGCAACATAAGCTGATGACTGAAAAGGAGGGACGCTCCATTGTCATGCAGATCGTCAACGCCCTCAAGTACCTCAACCAGATCCGACCACCCATCATTCACTACGACCTCAAGCCTG GTAATATCCTACTGGTTAATGGCACAGCCTGCGGAGAGATTAAAATCACAGACTTTGGCCTGTCCAAGATTATGGATGATGACAGCTACAACTCTGTAGATGGCATGGAGCTGACATCCCAGGGAGCAGGAACCTACTG GTACCTGCCTCCTGAGTGCTTTGTGGTGGGTAAGGAACCTCCCAAAATCTCCAACAAAGTAGATGTGTGGTCAGTAGGAGTCATCTTCTACCAGAGTTTGTATGGACGCAAG CCGTTTGGTCACAACCAGTCCCAGCAGGACATCCTCCAAGAAAACACCATTCTAAAAGCCACTGAAGTGCAGTTTCCCCCCAAACCTGTGGTCACCACAGAAGCAAAG GCCTTCATCCGCCGGTGTCTGGCATACCGTAAGGAGGACCGTGTGGATGTGCTGCAGTTGGCCAGTGATCCCTTCCTAATGCCACATATTCGCAAGGCCCTGGGCACCAGCAGCACGCCCCTGGCACCTCCCatcccctccacctccagctgCTACAACAGCAGTGCCTCCAACTGA